In Hydractinia symbiolongicarpus strain clone_291-10 chromosome 4, HSymV2.1, whole genome shotgun sequence, the following proteins share a genomic window:
- the LOC130641520 gene encoding kynurenine 3-monooxygenase-like, translating to MAQAELNYNKKNVIIVGGGLSGCLQALYWSKKGYKVNIYESRPDPRSQKYYSRWRSMNLTLSERGLLPLRLVDAEDGLEEFGIRLYGRVLHSLDGELKKRKYGNPNHFILSVTRQQLNQHLINLADNDPNVNFHFEDKLIDADFNKGSAVFKNIDGTHTETCRLFIGSDGTYSKVRELLMKQIRMNYWQLCIPDGYKQLEMPPTANGEFAMDPHYLHIWPRSTFMLVALPNKNKTFTMTWFMSFQKFNELKTDEDIIKFFQKYFPDAFPLFHERSLVNQVQSYPTNKLITIKCSPYHHSDKVVISGDAAHAMCPFYGQGVNCAFEDCMILHQILDQNNMDIEKSLAEYSDTRQPDAEAIVDLTLYNYTELRLLVNSKSFIFHQKVDLFLHWLMPQKWIPLYIMTQFTNIGYAEVVQRSKFQNRIISVIECVAGVSFLGIISSIGFALYKYSKN from the exons ATGGCACAAGCTGAActaaattacaacaaaaaaaatgttattattgttgGTGGTGGCTTATCTGGATGCTTACAGGCACTTTATTGGTCCAAGAAGGGTTACAAAGTTAACATTTATGAATCAAGACCTGACCCAAGATCCCAAAAGTATTATTCTCGATGGCGTAGCATGAATCTTACCTTGTCAGAAAGAGGTTTGTTACCCCTCCGCTTGGTTGATGCAGAAGATGGACTTGAGGAATTTGGGATACGACTTTATGGTCGTGTTTTGCACTCACTGGATGGAGAATTAAAGAAACGGAAATATGGTAACCCCAACCATTTTATCTTATCTGTTACCCGACAACAACTAAATCAGCATTTGATAAATCTAGCAGATAATGACCCTAATGTTAATTTCCATTTTGAAGACAAACTTATAGATGCTGATTTTAACAAGGGATCGGCagtctttaaaaatattgatgGTACCCATACTGAAACATGCAGACTCTTTATCGGTAGTGATGGAACCTATTCAAAAGTGCGAGAGCTACTAATGAAACAAATAAGGATGAATTATTGGCAG TTATGCATACCAGATGGATATAAACAACTTGAAATGCCTCCAACTGCAAATGGAGAATTTGCCATGGATCCACATTATTTACACATATGGCCCAGAAGCACATTTATGTTGGTGGCACttccaaacaaaaataaaacttttacgaTGACTTGGTTCAtgtcttttcaaaaatttaatgaGTTGAAAACAGATGAAGATATCAtcaaattttttcagaaatactTTCCAGATGCGTTTCCTCTGTTTCATGAAAGATCTTTGGTAAACCAAGTGCAATCCTATCCTACAAACAAGCTGATCACCATCAAGTGCTCACCTTACCACCATTCAGATAAAGTTGTCATTTCAGGTGATGCTGCCCATGCAATGTGTCCATTTTATGGACAAGGTGTTAATTGTGCTTTTGAGGATTGCATGATTCTTCATCAAATTTTGGATCAAAATAATATGGATATTGAGAAATCACTTGCAGAGTACTCAGACACAAGGCAGCCTGACGCAGAAGCTATTGTTGATCTAACACTGTATAATTACACTGAACTTCGGTTATTAGTCAATTctaagagttttatttttcaccaaaaagTTGATTTATTTTTGCACTGGCTCATGCCACAGAAATGGATCCCTCTATATATCATGACACAGTTTACAAACATTGGTTATGCTGAAGTTGTACAAAGAAGTAAATTTCAAAACCGTATTATCAGTGTGATTGAATGTGTTGCAGGTGTTAGCTTTCTAGGTATTATAAGTTCTATTGGATTTGCACTGTATAAAtattccaaaaattaa
- the LOC130641519 gene encoding kynurenine 3-monooxygenase-like, translating into MNEPKASTSKKRVLVVGGGLVGSLQALYLAKRQFKVDVYEHRPDPRSQKYVKGRSINLALSVRGRAALKAVGAEDHVVKKGIPMYARMIHGYNGKRMPIPYGKEDQYILSIDRRELNEHLIGLVDENKNVNYHFCDKFIAANFEKGEVTFESKDGRHIEQADLIVGCDGAFSGIRRQLMKTARMDYSQEYIPHGYKEIQMLPNAMGDFAMEVNYLHIWPRNTFMMIALPNQNKTFTCTLFMPYHIFDDIKTDEEILRFFEREFPDSIPLIGKKQIIQEYNTNPVGDLISIKCSPYHYLDKVVILGDAAHAMVPFYGQGMNCGFEDCLVLDEMLDKFGSNMNHALAEYSTFRNPDAEAIIDLAMYNYMEMRAHVNSPLFVLRKRFDNFLHWLVPNYWVPLYTMTTFSRIRYHEVVERSKRQDKIVNCLLVSSGAIFIICGTVFLYKIMRKDTPQTSYFNAFTEYATDSITYVYNILPDLKSKIY; encoded by the exons ATGAATGAACCAAAGGCAAGTACTTCAAAAAAACGTGTTCTGGTCGTTGGTGGTGGTTTGGTTGGGTCTTTGCAAGCTTTGTATCTTGCCAAGCGTCAATTTAAAGTAGATGTTTATGAACACAGACCTGATCCCCGaagtcaaaaatatgtaaaagggCGTAGTATTAATCTGGCATTATCAGTTCGTGGCCGAGCAGCATTAAAAGCTGTTGGGGCTGAAGATCACGTTGTCAAGAAAGGTATACCTATGTATGCCCGTATGATTCATGGATACAATGGAAAAAGAATGCCTATTCCCTACGGAAAAGAAGACCAATATATTTTGTCTATTGATCGCAGAGAGTTGAACGAACATTTGATTGGATTGGTTGACGAGAATAAGAATGTAAATTATCATTTTTGTGATAAATTTATTGCAGCTAATTTCGAAAAAGGGGAGGTAACGTTTGAAAGTAAAGATGGTAGGCATATTGAACAAGCAGACCTTATTGTTGGATGCGATGGTGCATTTTCCGGTATACGACGACAGTTAATGAAAACAGCTAGGATGGATTATTCACAA GAATATATACCACATGGCTACAAGGAAATACAAATGCTGCCTAATGCAATGGGTGATTTTGCAATGGAGGTTAATTACCTACACATCTGGCCTCGCAATACCTTTATGATGATTGCCTTGCCCAACCAAAACAAAACTTTCACCTGTACTTTGTTTATGCCTTATCATATATTTGATGACATCAAGACAGACGAAGAGATCTTACGGTTCTTTGAAAGAGAATTCCCCGATTCTATACCACTGATTGGAAAGAAACAGATTATACAGGAATACAACACGAACCCTGTGGGAGATCTTATTTCTATCAAATGTTCTCCATACCACTACTTAGATAAGGTGGTTATATTAGGTGATGCAGCACATGCAATGGTACCGTTCTATGGTCAAGGGATGAACTGTGGCTTTGAAGATTGTTTGGTTTTGGATGAAATGCTTGACAAGTTTGGATCTAATATGAACCATGCCTTAGCAGAGTACTCAACATTTCGAAATCCTGACGCCGAAGCCATCATTGATTTGGCTATGTATAATTATATGGAAATGCGAGCTCATGTTAATTCACCATTGTTTGTTTTAAGAAAGAGATTTGATAACTTTCTCCATTGGCTGGTGCCTAACTATTGGGTGCCATTATACACCATGACCACCTTTTCACGCATTAGGTATCATGAAGTTGTTGAGAGAAGTAAAAGGCAGGACAAGATAGTAAACTGCCTGTTAGTATCGTCAGGTGCTATTTTTATAATCTGTggaactgtttttttatataagattaTGCGAAAGGATACTCCACAGACGTCATACTTTAATGCATTCACAGAATATGCAACAGATTCTATTACTTATGTATACAATATCCTACCTGACCtcaaatcaaaaatttattaa